The bacterium (Candidatus Blackallbacteria) CG13_big_fil_rev_8_21_14_2_50_49_14 region GATCCAAAGAAGAAGCATAAACGGCACCACTGGCGTTGCGGCGAAAATCCGTGACTTCTTCGGGGCGCTCATCTATCAAAAGACAATATATCTGCATCTCAGGATATCCTTTGGCAACCGCACGGCAAACTTCCTGTAAAAGGGTAGTCTTTCCCAAACCTGGAGAGGCCACCAGCAACCCTCTTTGCCCACGTCCGATCGGGCAGATCAAATCCAGAGCCCGCGCGGCAAAAGAAGAACTCCCACGTTCCAAACAAATCTGAGGGGCAGGATATAGCGCAGATCCAGCCAGGAAAGACGCTTCAGCTCCCCCACCGGGAGGATTGTTAAAAGGCTGATTCATTGCGATTTTTTCCATTCTGCACTTAACTTAAGATGCAGCATTATAACTCCTCCCCAGAATACAATCGGGCTCTCCCCTGACTTTCTGAGCGGATCAAACTCACTTCACACGCTATTTTCTTTGGTTCAAAAGAGAGTTAAACTGTTTTACAAACATATAAGAAGATGGGTACCTGCTATGAAAAAGATCGTCATCGGCGTCTATGCTTTATGCAGTCTGGGAATGGGTTTGAATCTCAGCTTGTCAACCACGGCTGCCTGGGCCCAGGAAACCCCTCAAACCTCTCTTGATTGGATTGAAAAGGGCATCATCCTCTATGACCATCAAGATTACAAAGGGGCCTTGGAAGCACACAACCAAGCCATACTGCTCAATCCAAATCTGGCGCGGGCCTTTATTGAAAGAGGATTGACCTACCATGCCTTGGGCCAATACAAAGAAGCCCTTGCCGATTATGATCAGAGCCTGAAATTAGATCCTCAAAATGCCATGGCTTATAATAACCGGGGCTATACCTATCAGGTTCTCAAGCAATATCAAAAATCAATTGAAGATTTAAACCACGCTATTCAGTTTGATCCCAAACTTACGATTGCCTATATTAACCGTGGATTGACTTATTATTATTTAAAAGATTTAACGAAATCCTCCGCAGACTATTCAAAGGCCATTCAAATCAGTCCTCAAAATGCCAAAGCCTATAACAACCGGGGCTGGAATTTTTATCAACTCAAACAATACAAACAAGCTCTCGCGGATTTTGATCAAGCGATTCAAATCAACCCCAATTATAAAATTGCCCTTTATAACCGAGGAGATTGCTTCAAGGCCATGGGAAAACTCACCCAAGCCGAAGCAGATTATACGCGGGCCGAAAAGCTGAAATAAGCGAGAAGAAAATCTCTCCCAGTTCTGGTTTCAGGAGCAAATACCATAGATACTCAGCATGATCTCCCCAAGCCACGCTTGAAATCTTTCTATTCGCTGCAAAAAAAATTAGAGAACTTCTCTGATCAAGAAATGATTGCGCTGATAGATTTCTCTAATCTTCAAGCAGGATGGGGCTGGAACCAAACCCTGGAAATAGAGGGCCAGAAAGTCTTTGTCAAAGGCATTCCCCTGACAGCACGTGAAATGGAGAATCCCACTTCAACAGCCAACTTGTTTCAGTTGCCAGAATATTATCACTATGGGGTGGGTTCTGCCGGGTTTGGGGCGAGGCGGGAACTCTTGGCCCATCTGAAAACCTCAACAATGGCTGAAACAGGGGTCTGCGAAAATTTCCCCCTGCTTTACCATTACCGGCAGGTGCCCCGGCATCCAGAAGCAGGGAAGCAAACACAAAGCAAACCTGATGCCTATTTCAGCTACTGGGCTCAGAATCAAGCCATTCAAGAATATGTAAAGGCGCGAGAGCAGGCCCCTGCTGAATTGCTCTTGTTTATTGAATATTTTCCCCATTGTCTGCATCAATGGTTATCTGCGCATCAAGAAAAAACTCCAATGTTTTTGACCCAGATGGAAACCGCCTGTCACCACCTCAAAACCCAGGGCCTCTTGCATATGGATGCGCATTTTAAAAACATCATGACCGATGGAGAGCGCTTTGTGCTCACGGATTTTGGCATGCTTCTGGATCAAGCATATGAACTTGATTCCGTAGAACAGCAATTTATGCAGCGACACCGCGACTATGATTCCCATCAAATTCTGCTGAGTTTGGGCCTTGAAGCCTACCAAACCTTTCTCAGACTGGAGCAAAACCAGAAAATTCGGCTTCAACAAAAATTGAACCCTTTTTCCGAAACAGAGAAGACTGAAGCCGCCTGGTTTCTAGAAAATATTTCAGATCCTGAACTTCAGGCTATCTGTGGCATTGTGCCATTTTTAGCAGAGGTGCTTGGCACCCATCAAGCAAAGCTCCTGGCTTTTTTAAGTTTTTTTTCAGATCTGAGGGCAGACCCAAACAAGCAGGCACGGTATGATAACTACTTAAAAGCAGCCCCAGGCAGTCCATTGACCAAGAGCATTTCAGGGAGAAAAATCGATGTCGGAACTCAAAAACACTTATTTAGAACTGATTCATAAACTTTTTAAAACTTTTAAAACGCAAAACTACCATGAAGCAGCTTCCCTCCTGTCTCCTGAGTTTAAATTTACAAGCCCCTACAATGATGCCATCGACAAAACCAGTTATTTTGAGAGCTGTTGGCCGAATGCGCATTTATTGCAAGATCTCACCTTGGAACGGATCATGATCGACGGCCCCGCAGCCTTTGTCAGCTATGAAGCCAGCACCTCTGAGGGTATCAAATTTCGCAATACCGAATTTTTCAGCTTTGAAGGTGATCAAATCAGCAGCATTGAAGTGTATTTTGGAGCTGCTTACCAGAATGGAATTTTCAGCCGCATGCGCTGAACGCCGATTATCTGGCTAAAATATTTTGCCATAAACGCTTCGCGTTTCAGTTATAGGAACTCTTTTCTGATGGCGGGGTTCAGCAAAGTATTGCCTGAACAATCTAAACCCGGCATGTTCGGTAAATCACAGGTTAATTTTCGATTCTCGGTGAAAGGTTTCTGTTTCAGTTCAGAATTTTGAGACGTTCTGTGAATAAAAGAGTGGAGATCAGAAATTTTGCCCCCTGATTGGATTCAAACCCACGTGCTGGAATGGTATCGTGAATAAATGAGCGACGCAGATATTCACCCTTCACTTGAAGCAAATCAGCACAACGCAACAGAAGAGGCTGAACTGCTTGAGTTTCTGCTACGCGAACTCAATATTGATCAGGCAATTGTCGATCTCTTGCTTCAGGATCAACGCACACGCTTCGACAAAGCCCTCGAAAAGCTTCAGGGAATCGCCTATCTCTTCGAAGTGGAAAGCCGAACACTTTGTATACAGGACTATCTCAGCGGTGAAATTATCAACCAGATTCCTCTGATCGCTGAAAACAGCAGTGTTTTTTCGATGAGTGGCCCCCCCAGCTTAGACACAGAACACTGGGAAGCCTGGGCTTCTGCCTATTGTTATCTTGATCGCAGGAATGGAGATATTGAACATATCCACAAAGTCTCTCCCCATGCGCAATCACATCGTTATGGCCTGGTAAAAACAGAAAG contains the following coding sequences:
- a CDS encoding DUF4440 domain-containing protein, which codes for MSELKNTYLELIHKLFKTFKTQNYHEAASLLSPEFKFTSPYNDAIDKTSYFESCWPNAHLLQDLTLERIMIDGPAAFVSYEASTSEGIKFRNTEFFSFEGDQISSIEVYFGAAYQNGIFSRMR